The proteins below are encoded in one region of Saccopteryx leptura isolate mSacLep1 chromosome 1, mSacLep1_pri_phased_curated, whole genome shotgun sequence:
- the FHIP1B gene encoding FHF complex subunit HOOK-interacting protein 1B isoform X4 encodes MERMNWLSRLASRGPGHRVPQGASLQTPVMADPETCLMVFKNHWSQVVRILERQGPWAAPGGADDLSAVRNHTYQMLTLLAEDRAVPASPTAPGPLLEFALHEDLLTRVLAWQLQWDELGDGVEERRAEQLKLFEMLVSEARQPLLRHGPVREALLTLLDACGRPVPSSPALDESLVLLLSQLCVCLAREPSLLEFFLQPPPEPGAAPRLLLFSRLVPFVHREGTLGQQARDALLLLMALSAGSPTVGRYIADHSYFCPVLATGLSALYSSLPRKIEVPGDDWHCLRREDWLGVPALALFMSSLEFCNAVIQVAHPLVQKQLVDYIHNGFLVPVMGPALHKTSVEEMIASTAYLELFLRSISEPALLRTFLRFLLLHRHDTHTILDTLVARIGSNSRLCMVSLSLFRTLLNLSCEDVLLQLVLRYLVPCNHVMLSQKPAVRDVDLYGRAADKFLSLIPRCCRHRAPSPPRPEHASWARGPGSPSVDSSSVVTVPRPSTPSRLALFLRQQSLGGTESPAPAPHSPGLAASPASSPGRRPSPAEEPGELEDNYLEYLREARRGVDRCVRACRTWSAPYDGERPPPEPSLVGSRTKKRSLLPEEGRDNVGEGEEEEAGNGGLPVGAAGGPGHLPSPQLNGMPGPWAEGAKKVRRGPQEGAGDLLEGTSEGMAGLEGFGQELRDLEVALSNGGASSEPPLEPSLPLEEEEAYESFTCPPEPPGPFLSSPLRTLNQLPSQPFTGPFMAVLFAKLENMLQNSVYVNFLLTGLVAQLACHPQPLLRSFLLNTNMVFQPSVKSLLQVLGSVKNKIESFAASQEDFPALLSKAKKYLIARGKLDWAEGPAAGPAPRRSDALVKSRRPSLGELLLRHAHSPTRARQAAQLVHQPGRDGTGLGLGGGSPGASTPVLPPRGGATERQGEALRVKNAVYCAVIFPEFLKELAAISQAHAVTSPFLLDTSEEGDVPLVSGFGPLNP; translated from the exons ATGGAGAGGATGAACTGGCTGAGCAGACTGGCCTCCCGGGGCCCTGGCCACCGTGTGCCTCAAGGGGCCAGTTTGCAGACCCCTGTCATGGCTGACCCTGAGACCTGCCTTATGGTCTTCAAGAATCACTGGTCCCAG GTGGTGCGAATCCTGGAGCGGCAAGGACCTTGGGCAGCCCCAGGGGGTGCAGATGATCTCAGTGCAGTGCGCAACCATACTTACCAGATGTTGACGCTGCTGGCAGAGGATCGCGCAGTCCCTGCATCCCCCACTGCCCCTGGGCCCCTTCTGGAGTTTGCTCTGCATGAGGATCTGCTAACCCGTGTGTTAGCATGGCAGCTTCAATGGGATGAGCTTGGGGATGGGGTTGAGGAACGGCGGGCTGAACAACTGAAACTATTTGAGATGCTGGTGAGCGAAGCTCGTCAGCCACTGTTGCGGCATGGTCCAGTTCGTGAGGCTCTGCTGACCTTGCTGGATGCCTGTGGTCGCCCTGTGCCCAGTAGCCCAGCACTGGATGAAAGCTTGGTGCTACTTCTCAgccagctgtgtgtgtgtctggcccGGGAGCCTTCATTGCTTGAATTCTTCCTGCAGCCACCTCCTGAGCCTGGAGCTGCCCCCCGTCTCCTCCTATTTTCTCGCCTCGTTCCTTTTGTCCACCGAGAGGGCACCCTGGGCCAGCAGGCCCGTGATGCTCTACTCCTGCTTATGGCTCTGTCAGCTGGGAGCCCTACCGTGGGCCGCTACATCGCAGATCACTCTTACTTCTGCCCG GTGCTGGCCACAGGGCTGAGTGCCCTGTACTCATCACTGCCCCGAAAGATTGAAGTTCCAGGTGATGACTGGCACTGTCTGCGACGGGAGGACTGGCTGGGAGTGCCAGCCCTTGCACTCTTCATGAGTTCTCTAGAGTTCTGCAATGCAGTCATTCAG GTGGCTCACCCTCTGGTGCAGAAGCAGCTGGTTGATTATATCCATAATGGGTTCCTGGTACCTGTCATGGGCCCTGCTCTGCACAAG ACCTCTGTGGAGGAGATGATCGCCAGTACCGCCTATCTGGAACTTTTCCTCCGGAGTATCTCAGAGCCTGCCTTGCTCCGTACCTTCCTGCGATTTCTGCTGTTACACAGGCATGACACCCACACCATCCTTGACACACTCGTTGCCCGTATTGGCAGCAACTCCCGG CTCTGCATGGTCTCTCTGAGTCTCTTCAGGACCCTACTGAACCTTAGCTGTGAGGATGTCCTGCTGCAGCTGGTTCTCAG GTATCTTGTCCCATGTAACCATGTGATGCTGAGCCAGAAGCCAGCTGTACGTGATGTGGATCTATATGGACGAGCAGCGGACAAGTTTCTCTCCCTAATCCCACGCTGTTGTCGGCATCGTGCCCCCAGCCCACCCCGTCCAGAGCATGCCTCGTGGGCACGAG GCCCTGGAAGCCCAAGTGTTGACTCCTCTTCTGTGGTAACGGTACCCCGGCCTTCTACGCCATCTCGTCTGGCCCTTTTCCTGCGACAGCAGAGCTTAGGTGGCACTGagtccccagccccagcccctcacTCACCAGGGCTTGCTGCTTCCCCGGCCTCCAGCCCTGGCCGACGGCCCAGCCCTGCAGAGGAGCCTGGTGAGCTGGAAGACAATTACCTGGAGTATCTGCGTGAGGCGCGCCGTGGTGTGGACCGCTGTGTCCGAGCCTGCCGTACCTGGTCTGCTCCCTATGATGGCGAGCGGCCCCCTCCTGAGCCCAGTCTTGTTGGCTCCCGGACTAAGAAACGCAGCCTGCTGCCTGAGGAGGGCAGGGACAAtgtaggggaaggggaggaggaggaggcggggaaTGGAGGACTGCCTGTgggtgcagcagggggccccggCCACCTGCCTTCTCCTCAGCTCAATGGGATGCCAGGACCATGGGCTGAGGGGGCCAAGAAAGTTCGTCGGGGGCCACAGGAGGGAGCTGGGGACCTGCTAGAGGGTACCTCTGAGGGCATGGCAGGCCTAGAGGGCTTTGGGCAGGAGCTTCGGGATCTGGAGGTGGCATTGAGCAATGGGGGGGCTAGCTCAGAGCCTCCCCTAGAGCCTTCACTACCtcttgaggaggaggaggcctaCGAGAGCTTCACCTGTCCCCCTGAGCCCCCTGGCCCCTTCCTCAGCAGCCCTTTGCGGACTCTCAACCAGCTGCCAAGCCAGCCCTTCACTG GCCCCTTCATGGCTGTGCTCTTTGCCAAACTCGAGAACATGCTGCAGAACTCCGTCTATGTCAACTTCCTGCTGACAGGGCTGGTGGCCCAGCTGGCCTGtcacccccagcccctgctccGCTCTTTCCTGCTCAACACCAACATGGTCTTCCAGCCCAGTGTCAAGTCCCTGCTGCAG GTGTTGGGCTCTGTGAAGAATAAAATTGAGAGTTTTGCGGCCTCCCAGGAGGACTTCCCGGCACTGCTTTCTAAAGCCAAGAAGTACCTCATTGCTCGTGGCAAGTTGGACTGGGCTGAGGGCCCTGCAGCAGGACCTGCTCCTCGCCGCTCCGATGCTCTGG TGAAGAGCCGGAGGCCGTCCTTGGGGGAGTTGCTCCTGCGGCATGCACACAGTCCGACCAGGGCCCGGCAGGCAGCACAGTTGGTTCACCAGCCTGGGAGAGATGGCACAGGACTTGGCCTAGGTGGGGGTTCCCCTGGGGCTTCAACTCCGGTTCTACCCCCCCGGGGTGGGGCCACTGAGCGCCAAGGTGAGGCTCTGCGAGTCAAGAATGCTGTCTACTGTGCAGTCATTTTCCCCGAGTTTCTCAAGGAGCTGGCTGCCATCTCCCAGGCCCATGCTGTCACCTCGCCTTTCTTGTTGGATACTTCAGAGGAGGGAGATGTCCCTCTGGTCTCAGGCTTCGGGCCCCTCAATCCTTAA
- the FHIP1B gene encoding FHF complex subunit HOOK-interacting protein 1B isoform X5 has product MERMNWLSRLASRGPGHRVPQGASLQTPVMADPETCLMVFKNHWSQVVRILERQGPWAAPGGADDLSAVRNHTYQMLTLLAEDRAVPASPTAPGPLLEFALHEDLLTRVLAWQLQWDELGDGVEERRAEQLKLFEMLVSEARQPLLRHGPVREALLTLLDACGRPVPSSPALDESLVLLLSQLCVCLAREPSLLEFFLQPPPEPGAAPRLLLFSRLVPFVHREGTLGQQARDALLLLMALSAGSPTVGRYIADHSYFCPVLATGLSALYSSLPRKIEVPGDDWHCLRREDWLGVPALALFMSSLEFCNAVIQTSVEEMIASTAYLELFLRSISEPALLRTFLRFLLLHRHDTHTILDTLVARIGSNSRVWPLPLSWLTWLCMVSLSLFRTLLNLSCEDVLLQLVLRYLVPCNHVMLSQKPAVRDVDLYGRAADKFLSLIPRCCRHRAPSPPRPEHASWARGGPNRESGRREDTTGPGSPSVDSSSVVTVPRPSTPSRLALFLRQQSLGGTESPAPAPHSPGLAASPASSPGRRPSPAEEPGELEDNYLEYLREARRGVDRCVRACRTWSAPYDGERPPPEPSLVGSRTKKRSLLPEEGRDNVGEGEEEEAGNGGLPVGAAGGPGHLPSPQLNGMPGPWAEGAKKVRRGPQEGAGDLLEGTSEGMAGLEGFGQELRDLEVALSNGGASSEPPLEPSLPLEEEEAYESFTCPPEPPGPFLSSPLRTLNQLPSQPFTGPFMAVLFAKLENMLQNSVYVNFLLTGLVAQLACHPQPLLRSFLLNTNMVFQPSVKSLLQVLGSVKNKIESFAASQEDFPALLSKAKKYLIARGKLDWAEGPAAGPAPRRSDALVKSRRPSLGELLLRHAHSPTRARQAAQLVHQPGRDGTGLGLGGGSPGASTPVLPPRGGATERQGEALRVKNAVYCAVIFPEFLKELAAISQAHAVTSPFLLDTSEEGDVPLVSGFGPLNP; this is encoded by the exons ATGGAGAGGATGAACTGGCTGAGCAGACTGGCCTCCCGGGGCCCTGGCCACCGTGTGCCTCAAGGGGCCAGTTTGCAGACCCCTGTCATGGCTGACCCTGAGACCTGCCTTATGGTCTTCAAGAATCACTGGTCCCAG GTGGTGCGAATCCTGGAGCGGCAAGGACCTTGGGCAGCCCCAGGGGGTGCAGATGATCTCAGTGCAGTGCGCAACCATACTTACCAGATGTTGACGCTGCTGGCAGAGGATCGCGCAGTCCCTGCATCCCCCACTGCCCCTGGGCCCCTTCTGGAGTTTGCTCTGCATGAGGATCTGCTAACCCGTGTGTTAGCATGGCAGCTTCAATGGGATGAGCTTGGGGATGGGGTTGAGGAACGGCGGGCTGAACAACTGAAACTATTTGAGATGCTGGTGAGCGAAGCTCGTCAGCCACTGTTGCGGCATGGTCCAGTTCGTGAGGCTCTGCTGACCTTGCTGGATGCCTGTGGTCGCCCTGTGCCCAGTAGCCCAGCACTGGATGAAAGCTTGGTGCTACTTCTCAgccagctgtgtgtgtgtctggcccGGGAGCCTTCATTGCTTGAATTCTTCCTGCAGCCACCTCCTGAGCCTGGAGCTGCCCCCCGTCTCCTCCTATTTTCTCGCCTCGTTCCTTTTGTCCACCGAGAGGGCACCCTGGGCCAGCAGGCCCGTGATGCTCTACTCCTGCTTATGGCTCTGTCAGCTGGGAGCCCTACCGTGGGCCGCTACATCGCAGATCACTCTTACTTCTGCCCG GTGCTGGCCACAGGGCTGAGTGCCCTGTACTCATCACTGCCCCGAAAGATTGAAGTTCCAGGTGATGACTGGCACTGTCTGCGACGGGAGGACTGGCTGGGAGTGCCAGCCCTTGCACTCTTCATGAGTTCTCTAGAGTTCTGCAATGCAGTCATTCAG ACCTCTGTGGAGGAGATGATCGCCAGTACCGCCTATCTGGAACTTTTCCTCCGGAGTATCTCAGAGCCTGCCTTGCTCCGTACCTTCCTGCGATTTCTGCTGTTACACAGGCATGACACCCACACCATCCTTGACACACTCGTTGCCCGTATTGGCAGCAACTCCCGGGTATGGCCCCTACCTCTGTCCTGGCTTACTTGG CTCTGCATGGTCTCTCTGAGTCTCTTCAGGACCCTACTGAACCTTAGCTGTGAGGATGTCCTGCTGCAGCTGGTTCTCAG GTATCTTGTCCCATGTAACCATGTGATGCTGAGCCAGAAGCCAGCTGTACGTGATGTGGATCTATATGGACGAGCAGCGGACAAGTTTCTCTCCCTAATCCCACGCTGTTGTCGGCATCGTGCCCCCAGCCCACCCCGTCCAGAGCATGCCTCGTGGGCACGAGGTGGGCCTaacagagagtcagggagaaggGAGGATACCACGG GCCCTGGAAGCCCAAGTGTTGACTCCTCTTCTGTGGTAACGGTACCCCGGCCTTCTACGCCATCTCGTCTGGCCCTTTTCCTGCGACAGCAGAGCTTAGGTGGCACTGagtccccagccccagcccctcacTCACCAGGGCTTGCTGCTTCCCCGGCCTCCAGCCCTGGCCGACGGCCCAGCCCTGCAGAGGAGCCTGGTGAGCTGGAAGACAATTACCTGGAGTATCTGCGTGAGGCGCGCCGTGGTGTGGACCGCTGTGTCCGAGCCTGCCGTACCTGGTCTGCTCCCTATGATGGCGAGCGGCCCCCTCCTGAGCCCAGTCTTGTTGGCTCCCGGACTAAGAAACGCAGCCTGCTGCCTGAGGAGGGCAGGGACAAtgtaggggaaggggaggaggaggaggcggggaaTGGAGGACTGCCTGTgggtgcagcagggggccccggCCACCTGCCTTCTCCTCAGCTCAATGGGATGCCAGGACCATGGGCTGAGGGGGCCAAGAAAGTTCGTCGGGGGCCACAGGAGGGAGCTGGGGACCTGCTAGAGGGTACCTCTGAGGGCATGGCAGGCCTAGAGGGCTTTGGGCAGGAGCTTCGGGATCTGGAGGTGGCATTGAGCAATGGGGGGGCTAGCTCAGAGCCTCCCCTAGAGCCTTCACTACCtcttgaggaggaggaggcctaCGAGAGCTTCACCTGTCCCCCTGAGCCCCCTGGCCCCTTCCTCAGCAGCCCTTTGCGGACTCTCAACCAGCTGCCAAGCCAGCCCTTCACTG GCCCCTTCATGGCTGTGCTCTTTGCCAAACTCGAGAACATGCTGCAGAACTCCGTCTATGTCAACTTCCTGCTGACAGGGCTGGTGGCCCAGCTGGCCTGtcacccccagcccctgctccGCTCTTTCCTGCTCAACACCAACATGGTCTTCCAGCCCAGTGTCAAGTCCCTGCTGCAG GTGTTGGGCTCTGTGAAGAATAAAATTGAGAGTTTTGCGGCCTCCCAGGAGGACTTCCCGGCACTGCTTTCTAAAGCCAAGAAGTACCTCATTGCTCGTGGCAAGTTGGACTGGGCTGAGGGCCCTGCAGCAGGACCTGCTCCTCGCCGCTCCGATGCTCTGG TGAAGAGCCGGAGGCCGTCCTTGGGGGAGTTGCTCCTGCGGCATGCACACAGTCCGACCAGGGCCCGGCAGGCAGCACAGTTGGTTCACCAGCCTGGGAGAGATGGCACAGGACTTGGCCTAGGTGGGGGTTCCCCTGGGGCTTCAACTCCGGTTCTACCCCCCCGGGGTGGGGCCACTGAGCGCCAAGGTGAGGCTCTGCGAGTCAAGAATGCTGTCTACTGTGCAGTCATTTTCCCCGAGTTTCTCAAGGAGCTGGCTGCCATCTCCCAGGCCCATGCTGTCACCTCGCCTTTCTTGTTGGATACTTCAGAGGAGGGAGATGTCCCTCTGGTCTCAGGCTTCGGGCCCCTCAATCCTTAA
- the FHIP1B gene encoding FHF complex subunit HOOK-interacting protein 1B isoform X6, which yields MERMNWLSRLASRGPGHRVPQGASLQTPVMADPETCLMVFKNHWSQVVRILERQGPWAAPGGADDLSAVRNHTYQMLTLLAEDRAVPASPTAPGPLLEFALHEDLLTRVLAWQLQWDELGDGVEERRAEQLKLFEMLVSEARQPLLRHGPVREALLTLLDACGRPVPSSPALDESLVLLLSQLCVCLAREPSLLEFFLQPPPEPGAAPRLLLFSRLVPFVHREGTLGQQARDALLLLMALSAGSPTVGRYIADHSYFCPVLATGLSALYSSLPRKIEVPGDDWHCLRREDWLGVPALALFMSSLEFCNAVIQVAHPLVQKQLVDYIHNGFLVPVMGPALHKTSVEEMIASTAYLELFLRSISEPALLRTFLRFLLLHRHDTHTILDTLVARIGSNSRVWPLPLSWLTWLCMVSLSLFRTLLNLSCEDVLLQLVLRYLVPCNHVMLSQKPAVRDVDLYGRAADKFLSLIPRCCRHRAPSPPRPEHASWARGGPNRESGRREDTTGPGSPSVDSSSVVTVPRPSTPSRLALFLRQQSLGGTESPAPAPHSPGLAASPASSPGRRPSPAEEPGELEDNYLEYLREARRGVDRCVRACRTWSAPYDGERPPPEPSLVGSRTKKRSLLPEEGRDNVGEGEEEEAGNGGLPVGAAGGPGHLPSPQLNGMPGPWAEGAKKVRRGPQEGAGDLLEGTSEGMAGLEGFGQELRDLEVALSNGGASSEPPLEPSLPLEEEEAYESFTCPPEPPGPFLSSPLRTLNQLPSQPFTGPFMAVLFAKLENMLQNSVYVNFLLTGLVAQLACHPQPLLRSFLLNTNMVFQPSVKSLLQVCDACMHGCWAL from the exons ATGGAGAGGATGAACTGGCTGAGCAGACTGGCCTCCCGGGGCCCTGGCCACCGTGTGCCTCAAGGGGCCAGTTTGCAGACCCCTGTCATGGCTGACCCTGAGACCTGCCTTATGGTCTTCAAGAATCACTGGTCCCAG GTGGTGCGAATCCTGGAGCGGCAAGGACCTTGGGCAGCCCCAGGGGGTGCAGATGATCTCAGTGCAGTGCGCAACCATACTTACCAGATGTTGACGCTGCTGGCAGAGGATCGCGCAGTCCCTGCATCCCCCACTGCCCCTGGGCCCCTTCTGGAGTTTGCTCTGCATGAGGATCTGCTAACCCGTGTGTTAGCATGGCAGCTTCAATGGGATGAGCTTGGGGATGGGGTTGAGGAACGGCGGGCTGAACAACTGAAACTATTTGAGATGCTGGTGAGCGAAGCTCGTCAGCCACTGTTGCGGCATGGTCCAGTTCGTGAGGCTCTGCTGACCTTGCTGGATGCCTGTGGTCGCCCTGTGCCCAGTAGCCCAGCACTGGATGAAAGCTTGGTGCTACTTCTCAgccagctgtgtgtgtgtctggcccGGGAGCCTTCATTGCTTGAATTCTTCCTGCAGCCACCTCCTGAGCCTGGAGCTGCCCCCCGTCTCCTCCTATTTTCTCGCCTCGTTCCTTTTGTCCACCGAGAGGGCACCCTGGGCCAGCAGGCCCGTGATGCTCTACTCCTGCTTATGGCTCTGTCAGCTGGGAGCCCTACCGTGGGCCGCTACATCGCAGATCACTCTTACTTCTGCCCG GTGCTGGCCACAGGGCTGAGTGCCCTGTACTCATCACTGCCCCGAAAGATTGAAGTTCCAGGTGATGACTGGCACTGTCTGCGACGGGAGGACTGGCTGGGAGTGCCAGCCCTTGCACTCTTCATGAGTTCTCTAGAGTTCTGCAATGCAGTCATTCAG GTGGCTCACCCTCTGGTGCAGAAGCAGCTGGTTGATTATATCCATAATGGGTTCCTGGTACCTGTCATGGGCCCTGCTCTGCACAAG ACCTCTGTGGAGGAGATGATCGCCAGTACCGCCTATCTGGAACTTTTCCTCCGGAGTATCTCAGAGCCTGCCTTGCTCCGTACCTTCCTGCGATTTCTGCTGTTACACAGGCATGACACCCACACCATCCTTGACACACTCGTTGCCCGTATTGGCAGCAACTCCCGGGTATGGCCCCTACCTCTGTCCTGGCTTACTTGG CTCTGCATGGTCTCTCTGAGTCTCTTCAGGACCCTACTGAACCTTAGCTGTGAGGATGTCCTGCTGCAGCTGGTTCTCAG GTATCTTGTCCCATGTAACCATGTGATGCTGAGCCAGAAGCCAGCTGTACGTGATGTGGATCTATATGGACGAGCAGCGGACAAGTTTCTCTCCCTAATCCCACGCTGTTGTCGGCATCGTGCCCCCAGCCCACCCCGTCCAGAGCATGCCTCGTGGGCACGAGGTGGGCCTaacagagagtcagggagaaggGAGGATACCACGG GCCCTGGAAGCCCAAGTGTTGACTCCTCTTCTGTGGTAACGGTACCCCGGCCTTCTACGCCATCTCGTCTGGCCCTTTTCCTGCGACAGCAGAGCTTAGGTGGCACTGagtccccagccccagcccctcacTCACCAGGGCTTGCTGCTTCCCCGGCCTCCAGCCCTGGCCGACGGCCCAGCCCTGCAGAGGAGCCTGGTGAGCTGGAAGACAATTACCTGGAGTATCTGCGTGAGGCGCGCCGTGGTGTGGACCGCTGTGTCCGAGCCTGCCGTACCTGGTCTGCTCCCTATGATGGCGAGCGGCCCCCTCCTGAGCCCAGTCTTGTTGGCTCCCGGACTAAGAAACGCAGCCTGCTGCCTGAGGAGGGCAGGGACAAtgtaggggaaggggaggaggaggaggcggggaaTGGAGGACTGCCTGTgggtgcagcagggggccccggCCACCTGCCTTCTCCTCAGCTCAATGGGATGCCAGGACCATGGGCTGAGGGGGCCAAGAAAGTTCGTCGGGGGCCACAGGAGGGAGCTGGGGACCTGCTAGAGGGTACCTCTGAGGGCATGGCAGGCCTAGAGGGCTTTGGGCAGGAGCTTCGGGATCTGGAGGTGGCATTGAGCAATGGGGGGGCTAGCTCAGAGCCTCCCCTAGAGCCTTCACTACCtcttgaggaggaggaggcctaCGAGAGCTTCACCTGTCCCCCTGAGCCCCCTGGCCCCTTCCTCAGCAGCCCTTTGCGGACTCTCAACCAGCTGCCAAGCCAGCCCTTCACTG GCCCCTTCATGGCTGTGCTCTTTGCCAAACTCGAGAACATGCTGCAGAACTCCGTCTATGTCAACTTCCTGCTGACAGGGCTGGTGGCCCAGCTGGCCTGtcacccccagcccctgctccGCTCTTTCCTGCTCAACACCAACATGGTCTTCCAGCCCAGTGTCAAGTCCCTGCTGCAGGTGTGCGATGCATGCATGCATGG GTGTTGGGCTCTGTGA